The following proteins are encoded in a genomic region of Gimesia algae:
- a CDS encoding 3-oxoacyl-ACP synthase III family protein — protein MSLKLQSKNQVDSTDLESVLDASGLLNQQRDQLPETKKIESKRGRQVISQRTNSLLGVQIVSSGSYVPDNVVTNHDLQERFGFDPEWIEQRTGILERRHAPPEMATSDLCYEAALKAIRAARVSPEDIDLLIVGTFTPDFQCPSVACLVQDRLGLDAPAIDLQAACAGFMYALVTAAQYVATGNSKLALVIGGDCNSRIVNPEDRRVAPLFGDGAGAVLLSKGDPHQGLTCYQTGSDGSGCSLLDRPSGGTRNPATAEDIAAGRHFLNMDGRSVFKWAVRTVADSIDLMLTKTGMSVHDVDLFLMHQANIRIIDSACEQLGIPREKVFNNLDRYGNTSGGSIPIVLDEAFQSGRINRGDTILLSGFGAGLAWGTGLFRW, from the coding sequence ATGTCTTTGAAACTTCAATCAAAAAATCAGGTCGATTCAACGGATCTGGAATCCGTTCTGGATGCATCCGGGTTGTTAAATCAACAGCGGGATCAGCTACCTGAGACAAAAAAAATAGAGAGCAAGCGTGGTCGCCAGGTGATTAGTCAAAGAACTAATTCATTGTTGGGAGTACAAATTGTTTCGAGTGGATCGTATGTACCCGACAATGTCGTTACGAATCACGATCTGCAGGAGCGTTTTGGATTTGACCCGGAATGGATTGAACAACGAACGGGGATTCTGGAACGTCGACATGCCCCGCCAGAAATGGCAACCAGTGATTTATGCTACGAGGCGGCACTGAAAGCGATTCGTGCGGCCCGTGTCAGTCCGGAAGACATCGACCTGCTGATTGTCGGTACGTTTACACCGGATTTTCAATGTCCTTCCGTTGCCTGCCTGGTGCAGGATCGCTTAGGACTGGATGCCCCTGCCATTGATCTACAGGCTGCCTGTGCAGGTTTCATGTATGCTCTGGTGACCGCGGCCCAGTATGTCGCGACAGGAAACAGTAAACTGGCGCTGGTAATTGGTGGTGACTGCAACAGCCGTATTGTCAATCCGGAAGATCGCCGCGTGGCGCCGTTGTTTGGTGATGGTGCCGGTGCTGTCCTGCTGTCAAAAGGAGATCCCCATCAGGGATTGACGTGCTATCAGACTGGCTCTGATGGCAGTGGTTGCTCTCTGCTGGATCGTCCGTCCGGTGGAACCCGTAATCCTGCCACAGCCGAAGATATTGCTGCAGGTCGTCATTTTCTGAATATGGATGGCCGCAGTGTCTTCAAGTGGGCCGTCAGAACGGTTGCCGATTCTATTGATCTGATGCTGACCAAAACAGGTATGAGCGTGCATGATGTCGACCTGTTCCTGATGCATCAGGCCAATATCCGAATTATTGATTCTGCCTGCGAACAGTTAGGAATTCCCCGCGAGAAGGTCTTTAACAATCTCGACCGTTATGGGAATACGTCCGGCGGATCGATTCCCATTGTGTTGGATGAAGCGTTTCAATCGGGGCGGATTAATCGCGGCGATACCATTCTCCTGAGTGGTTTTGGTGCCGGACTTGCCTGGGGCACAGGCTTGTTTCGCTGGTAG
- the metK gene encoding methionine adenosyltransferase — translation MANFSFTSESVSMGHPDKVSDQVSDGILDALLAQDPYSRVACETLCTTDFVVLAGEITSNAQVDYEKIARDVIRDIGYTSNDIGFNADTCEVLVKLHQQSADIAQGVDAEGAGDQGLMFGYACNQTEEYMPVPIALSHRILNKLTEIRQNGEVDWLLPDSKSQVTVDYEDGKPVGVSAVVVSTQHTENVSQEEIHRFVTEKVVKEVIPADFLNDKTKYHINPTGRFVIGGPHGDTGLTGRKIIVDTYGGWGRHGGGAFSGKDSTKVDRSAAYMARYIAKNIVAAGLAAECEVQLSYAIGVAEPTSIYVDTKGTSVIPEEKISELVGELFPLSPQGIINHLQLRRPIFRKTTWGGHFGRNDPDFTWEATDKAAELRDAAGLGNEVPEPQFAMS, via the coding sequence ATGGCTAATTTTTCGTTCACAAGTGAATCCGTCAGTATGGGACATCCCGATAAAGTCTCCGATCAGGTTTCGGACGGTATCCTGGATGCATTACTTGCTCAAGATCCCTACTCACGTGTCGCTTGTGAGACATTGTGTACCACTGACTTCGTTGTGCTGGCTGGTGAAATTACGAGTAATGCCCAGGTCGATTATGAAAAGATCGCTCGCGACGTGATTCGTGATATTGGTTATACCAGTAATGACATCGGGTTTAATGCCGATACCTGTGAAGTTCTGGTGAAACTGCATCAGCAGAGTGCCGATATTGCCCAGGGCGTGGATGCAGAAGGAGCCGGAGACCAGGGACTGATGTTTGGCTATGCCTGCAATCAGACCGAAGAATACATGCCGGTTCCGATTGCGCTCTCACACCGCATTTTGAATAAGCTCACAGAAATTCGCCAGAATGGAGAAGTAGACTGGTTATTACCTGACAGCAAAAGTCAGGTCACCGTGGATTATGAAGACGGCAAACCTGTGGGAGTCTCCGCTGTAGTTGTTTCCACTCAGCACACAGAAAATGTGTCTCAGGAAGAAATTCATAGATTTGTCACTGAAAAAGTGGTCAAGGAAGTCATTCCAGCCGACTTCTTAAATGATAAAACAAAGTATCATATCAATCCCACAGGTCGTTTTGTGATTGGTGGTCCCCACGGCGATACCGGCCTGACCGGACGTAAAATTATCGTGGACACTTATGGTGGCTGGGGACGTCATGGCGGTGGCGCATTCAGCGGAAAAGACTCTACGAAGGTAGACCGTTCTGCTGCCTACATGGCACGTTATATTGCCAAGAATATTGTCGCTGCCGGACTGGCTGCTGAGTGTGAAGTTCAACTTTCCTACGCCATTGGTGTTGCCGAACCAACCAGCATTTATGTGGATACCAAAGGAACGTCAGTGATACCCGAAGAGAAGATTTCCGAACTGGTCGGAGAACTCTTTCCGCTGAGCCCGCAGGGGATTATTAATCATCTGCAGTTACGCCGCCCGATTTTCAGAAAAACAACCTGGGGTGGTCACTTTGGTCGGAACGATCCCGATTTTACCTGGGAAGCAACTGATAAAGCAGCCGAATTGAGAGACGCTGCCGGATTGGGTAATGAAGTACCCGAGCCTCAATTTGCCATGTCCTGA
- a CDS encoding 3-deoxy-D-manno-octulosonic acid transferase — protein MQIYAYLLNLVYCLLLACASPIILYRVLVQKKYRSGLAQKFLGQLPERNSDEPCLWFHAVSVGEVLQLPPLLEELKRQNPTLELVISTTTHTGYAVAKEKFPELTVCYFPLDFSWAAKRALQRIRPTAVILVEMELWPNFVLAADQSGIPVSIINGRLSEKSFRGYRKLRWLIGPLLNRLQLIAVQTDAYAERFQNLTGHVDRIQVTGSIKFDGIQVDRANRLTAELRSVFRLNSDETVLVAGSTQSPEEQIAVEVYLAARERFPKLRLILVPRHQERFNEVAELVMRKGLPLIRRSDQESEEAGAVLPFSTTQAPAIGLLDTLGELKSCWGLADFAFVGGSLTKRGGQNMIEPAGYGTALMLGPNTWNFKDVVDALLQHQAATIVQDQTAFQETLIQWLEDPRLAEDQGSRAQRFVLDQRGATLRTLALILPFISGGKSDSQDKAA, from the coding sequence GTGCAAATATATGCGTATCTGTTGAATCTGGTTTACTGCCTGTTACTGGCCTGTGCTTCGCCGATTATCCTGTACCGGGTTCTGGTTCAGAAAAAATACCGAAGCGGGCTGGCGCAGAAGTTTCTGGGGCAGTTGCCCGAGCGAAACAGTGATGAGCCTTGCCTGTGGTTTCATGCAGTCAGCGTGGGAGAAGTATTACAACTGCCGCCCCTGCTGGAAGAGCTGAAACGACAAAATCCCACTCTCGAACTTGTGATTTCGACGACGACGCATACGGGATATGCAGTAGCGAAAGAGAAGTTTCCCGAGTTGACCGTCTGTTACTTTCCCCTGGATTTTTCCTGGGCGGCCAAACGGGCGTTGCAGCGCATCAGGCCAACGGCAGTGATTCTGGTGGAGATGGAACTCTGGCCGAATTTCGTTTTAGCGGCAGATCAATCGGGCATTCCAGTCTCGATTATCAATGGTCGATTAAGTGAAAAAAGTTTTCGCGGATACAGAAAACTTCGCTGGTTGATCGGGCCGTTGTTGAACCGTCTGCAACTGATTGCTGTTCAGACCGACGCGTATGCGGAACGCTTTCAAAACCTGACAGGCCATGTAGATCGCATTCAGGTGACCGGCTCGATTAAATTTGACGGAATTCAGGTGGATCGGGCGAATCGATTGACGGCAGAACTACGAAGTGTTTTTCGGCTGAATTCAGATGAAACCGTTCTGGTCGCAGGCAGTACTCAGTCGCCGGAAGAACAGATTGCTGTGGAGGTTTACCTGGCAGCCAGAGAGCGATTTCCCAAGCTGCGCCTGATTCTGGTACCACGTCACCAGGAACGTTTTAATGAAGTTGCTGAGCTGGTGATGCGAAAGGGACTCCCACTGATTCGGCGCAGCGATCAGGAGTCGGAAGAGGCTGGGGCGGTCTTACCGTTTTCGACTACCCAGGCACCTGCGATTGGGCTGCTGGATACGCTGGGAGAATTAAAATCCTGCTGGGGATTGGCTGATTTCGCGTTTGTCGGGGGTAGCCTGACAAAACGTGGTGGACAAAATATGATCGAACCGGCAGGATATGGTACCGCCTTGATGTTGGGGCCGAATACCTGGAATTTTAAGGATGTGGTCGACGCCCTGCTGCAACATCAGGCTGCCACGATTGTTCAGGATCAGACTGCATTTCAGGAGACACTGATTCAATGGCTGGAAGACCCACGACTGGCGGAAGATCAGGGATCACGGGCACAACGCTTCGTTTTGGATCAACGGGGAGCAACGCTGCGCACACTGGCTTTGATCTTACCGTTCATTTCGGGAGGAAAGTCGGATTCGCAGGATAAGGCTGCCTGA